The following nucleotide sequence is from Bacteroidota bacterium.
AGTAGTACTCGTGCTCGATGTTCATGCTTGCGATGTAATAGGGCAGGAGCATGACCTCGTTGCAGTGGAGTTCGTTCTTGTATTTATGAGGTAATGCGGTGCGCTTGATCTCGCGCATGATGCGCATGATGAAGTTGCCGGTCCCGACGAAGGGGTCGAGGATATGGACGTTCTTATCCGAGAGCGAGCGGTCGAACTCGGTCTTGAGGATATGCTCGACCGAGCGCACCATAAAATCGACGATGGGCTGCGGCGTATAGACGATGCCGTGCGTATCCGCGACCTTCACCGCGAAGCCCTGGAAGAACTTCTCATAGACGGTGTTCAGGAAGTGCTGCTTCTGGCTCCAGTCGGTGATGGATTTCGCGCGATTTTCGAGCGCGACATAGAAATGATCGAGCGGCGCGAAGAACTGATGGCGGTTGAAGCTCTGCGAAGTGAGGGCGTCGATGACGGTCTCTATCTCGGCGGCGATGACGTTGCGGCGCAGGAACTCGGCGTTATCGAACACCGACGAGAATATGCGCGACGTGAGCAAGTGCTGGACCAGCATTTCCTCAATCGCAGGATCGGCAAGGTTCGGGTTGATCGAAGCACGGCAGAGCTCGGCGAAGGTCTTGAATGCCTCTTTGAAGCGAGTATTTGTTTTCTTCTCCTCCTCGATCATCGAGATAAGCTTCTCGGCTGATTCCGGGATGCGCTGTTTGAACTGCGCGACGAGTTCTTCCCAATCGGCCTGTTCGTCGGCCTTGTAGCCGAAGAACGTTTCGAGGCATGCGACGAGGCGTTCGGGCTGGGTCAGGTCGTAGGTATCGACGAGGATGCCGTCCTGGTACAGTACAGCAAGATCAGGTTGCTGAAACAGAATGTTACTCTTGGGGTAGCCCTTTTCAAACTTCGCTTTGATCTCCTTTTTCAGATCATCTTGCGTGTCCTTTGCTTCCCAGAAACCCATGGGGGTCGTCATGGCATCAGTCAACGCACCGTCAACCGAACCCTTGTTCTTATTCGCGAGTGTGATCGTATATTCTTCGGTGAGCGTCCATTTCAGCTTCTTGGCGTAAAAGGAGAGCAGGTCGGCGAATGCCCCGCGTACAGAGGTCTCTTTGGTTACGCCGTTCTTCGAGTAGATCGCGAGCGCAGCGTAGTAATTCTTAATGGGCTTATGGGACGGCTTGATGTCGAGCATAATGGGTACAAATATAAGTTACGGCGGGAGAATGCTTATCAATATACGGGGTAGAGGGCGTAGCGATCAGGCCGGGAGTTCGGCTACGGAGGGAAAACGAGAGCGGAGAGGGAGGGATTCGAACCCTCGATAGCGCTTTACACACTATGACGGTTTAGCAAACCGTTGCCTTCAGCCACTCGGCCACCTCTCCTGCGCTATCAGTTGTTGAAGCGAAGAGTAAACCTCGCTTTTCTTGGAGTCGTTCCGAAATCCGTGGCTGGCGTCGGGTCGCCCAACTCATCCGCGCCCGGCGCTGTTGAGTGGGCTACGTATGGCTACGCGAACCGTTGAATTGCGCACACTTGGGCCAACCCCGTATCGGCAGGTGTGGGACGTGCAGCACCGAATCTTCGACTCTCTCTTGGATGGGTCCGGGAATGATACGCTTATCCTGTGCGAACACAAGCCGGTCTTCACGCTCGGCCGCGTGACCGATGTGACGAACGTCCTCTTTAGCGATGCCGAACTTGCGAAGATCGGCGCGGAGAAGTTCGAGATAGAACGCGGTGGCGACGTGACATTCCATGGCCCCGGGCAGATCGTTGGATACCCGTTGTTGAATTTGGCGCACTTCAAAGAAGATCTTGGCTGGTATCTGCGCTCGCTTGAAGAAGTGATTATTCGCACGCTAGCAACCTACGGCATCGAAGCATTTCGTGTTGAAGGACGTACCGGAGTGTGGGTAGGGAAGCCGCCGTTCGAAGAGAAGATATGCGCCATCGGTATCAAGGCATCGAGGTGGTGCACGATGCACGGGTTTGCGTTCAACGTGAATACCGATCTTCGGTACTTCGACTATATCGTTCCGTGCGGGATCAGTGATCGGAACGTGACGAGCATGAAGAAGTTGTTGGGGAGAGACGTTGATATTGCCGAGGTCCGCGACCGACTCAGCCGCGCATTTGAAGAGGTGTTTGACGTAAGACTTGTCACTACGTCAGATGAGTGACCTGCCCAGATTCCTCCCTTCGGTCGGAATGACAGGAGTGTGCATCACAATGGTTTGAAGCGTTCGAAGCCTTGCTTACAGTTGTTGCAGAAATGAATGCTGCGACAGAGCGTGGAGCCGAACATCGAGTTCATCACCGTATCGGTGCTGCCGCAATGAGGACAGGTGGCGTGTTCGATCTGGTCCATGTCCAGCACCCCTTCGATCTGCACCGGCGCTCCGAGTCCGAATGCGGTGAGCAGCTCGCGTCCGCGGTCGGTGATCCGGTCGCTCGACCATGAATGCTCGGTATCAAGCTCGACTTCGACATTCCCAAATCCCGATCGCTCAAGCTGCTCCTTGATATTCGCGGAGATGACGGACGTTGCCGGACACGAGACGAATGTCGGAAGTAGGCGCACGCGAACGCCCGCGTCGGTCTCGACAACCCCCGTGATCATCCCGAGATCCACGACGGAGAGCGTCGGGATCTCGGG
It contains:
- the lipB gene encoding lipoyl(octanoyl) transferase LipB, translating into MATRTVELRTLGPTPYRQVWDVQHRIFDSLLDGSGNDTLILCEHKPVFTLGRVTDVTNVLFSDAELAKIGAEKFEIERGGDVTFHGPGQIVGYPLLNLAHFKEDLGWYLRSLEEVIIRTLATYGIEAFRVEGRTGVWVGKPPFEEKICAIGIKASRWCTMHGFAFNVNTDLRYFDYIVPCGISDRNVTSMKKLLGRDVDIAEVRDRLSRAFEEVFDVRLVTTSDE
- the paaJ gene encoding phenylacetate-CoA oxygenase subunit PaaJ; translated protein: MNEAHVIDALRHVMDPEIPTLSVVDLGMITGVVETDAGVRVRLLPTFVSCPATSVISANIKEQLERSGFGNVEVELDTEHSWSSDRITDRGRELLTAFGLGAPVQIEGVLDMDQIEHATCPHCGSTDTVMNSMFGSTLCRSIHFCNNCKQGFERFKPL